One window of the Salvia splendens isolate huo1 chromosome 1, SspV2, whole genome shotgun sequence genome contains the following:
- the LOC121805770 gene encoding uncharacterized protein LOC121805770 has translation MGGSRRKYKRSRTKVQVGLPRKNPHIFKPAFNLPPKLKSLIDPLSKWDEKGSVIENYKTFGVVSNPNYLGVRSRTDHIVESDALQMPPEGDLVVSEFDPIDSGSELEEDDLKSALGKKRSDGNHNSLQPLTAIQRLHVSRLVEKYGDDYQSMFMDIKLNKLQHSVATIKKLCKRYHMYKDKNPLLVGTSK, from the exons ATGGGCGGTTCACGGCGGAAGTACAAGCGATCAAGGACGAAAGTGCAAGTGGGATTGCCTAGGAAAAACCCTCACATATTCAAGCCGGCGTTCAATCTCCCCCCGAAATTGAAATCTCTGATCGACCCTCTCTCGAAATGGGATGAGAAGGGCAGCGTCATCGAGAATTACAAAACCTTCGGCGTCGTTTCGAATCCCAATTACCTCGGCGTGCGCTCGCGGACGGACCACATCGTCGAGAGTGATGCTCTCCAGATGCCTCCCGAGGGCGACCTGGTCGTGTCAGAGTTCGACCCGATTGACAGCGGCAGCGAACTCGAAGAAGATG ATTTGAAGTCGGCATTGGGAAAGAAGCGGTCTGATGGCAATCACAATTCCCTCCAACCACTTACGGCCATACAACGGCTACATGTCAGTCGCCTGGTAGAGAAGTATGGTGATGACTATCAG AGCATGTTCATGGATATCAAACTAAACAAGCTGCAACACTCTGTAGCAACCATCAAGAAGCTATGCAAAAGGTATCACATGTACAAAGATAAAAACCCTTTGCTTGTCGGCACATCAAAGTGA